One part of the Thiothrix nivea DSM 5205 genome encodes these proteins:
- a CDS encoding AAA family ATPase — protein MIQFPYGISDFQRIRSQGMLYLDRTAHIPAMEAAGDQLVFLRPRRFGKSLLLSMLANYYDLYAADEFPTLFGDLAIGKKPTAERNQYLILRWDFSKVSAQGDLAAITGNLFRHLNECIKGFAQKYQAILKFPITVYPEDALASFDSLANSVKNSGHTLYLLIDEYDNFANEILTSDPHDRVRYHDLLEGEGVLKTLFKVIKASATESKISRVFITGVSPVVLSDMTSGYNVATSIYLDEDFNSLCGIPEAELQGLVQQIMQGHGLAETHVAEVMETLRRFYNGYRFCKDLTQTTVYNPTLCFYALRHYQKKAQLPDQMLDGNLAMDAGRIRYIANLPAGAAVIDQILDETRTTPLRQLETRFGVEQLQRVQHDPAYMLSLLYFFGVLTIADVDGMGRLVLAIPNLVIRGLYVEQLKEQTLPRFEDQQTAQHLAENFYQTADLQPLVEFVENKYFAVFSNRDYRWSNELTVKTAFMTLLFNDLYYIMDSEAVIQRRYSDLLMIIRPNMRRFPLLKDIVLEFKYVSLADATLTAEQVRNQSRETLATLPAVQTAMQAALAQLRDYRQALEAKYQQPDRLHCLAVVALGFERVLWQAC, from the coding sequence ATGATCCAGTTTCCCTACGGTATCAGTGATTTCCAGCGCATTCGCTCCCAAGGTATGTTGTACCTTGACCGCACTGCCCACATCCCGGCGATGGAAGCCGCTGGGGATCAGTTGGTATTCCTGCGTCCGCGCCGTTTCGGAAAATCCTTGCTGCTGTCAATGTTGGCGAACTACTATGATTTGTATGCGGCGGATGAATTTCCCACGCTATTTGGCGACCTTGCCATTGGCAAAAAGCCCACCGCCGAACGTAACCAGTACTTGATTCTGCGTTGGGATTTTTCCAAAGTGTCGGCTCAGGGTGATCTTGCCGCCATTACTGGCAACCTGTTCCGCCACCTGAACGAGTGCATCAAGGGTTTCGCCCAAAAATATCAGGCAATCCTCAAGTTTCCGATCACGGTTTATCCAGAGGATGCGCTGGCAAGTTTTGATTCTTTAGCCAACAGTGTGAAAAACAGCGGGCATACGCTCTATCTGCTGATTGACGAATACGACAATTTCGCCAATGAAATCCTCACCAGTGACCCGCATGACCGGGTGCGTTACCACGACCTGCTGGAAGGCGAGGGCGTGTTGAAAACCTTGTTCAAGGTGATCAAGGCCAGTGCTACTGAGAGCAAAATTTCACGGGTATTCATCACGGGCGTGTCCCCGGTGGTATTGAGCGACATGACCAGCGGCTACAATGTCGCCACCAGCATTTATCTGGATGAAGACTTCAACTCCCTCTGTGGCATCCCGGAAGCGGAACTACAGGGGCTGGTGCAACAAATCATGCAAGGGCATGGTTTAGCCGAGACACACGTTGCCGAGGTGATGGAAACCCTGCGCCGTTTTTACAATGGCTACCGTTTCTGCAAGGACTTGACCCAAACCACTGTCTATAATCCAACCTTGTGTTTTTACGCCTTACGCCATTACCAGAAAAAAGCCCAATTGCCCGATCAAATGCTCGATGGCAATCTGGCGATGGATGCGGGGCGTATCCGTTACATTGCCAACCTGCCAGCCGGTGCGGCAGTGATTGACCAAATTCTGGATGAAACCCGCACCACCCCCTTGCGGCAACTGGAAACCCGCTTCGGGGTAGAACAATTACAACGGGTGCAACACGACCCGGCCTACATGCTCTCCCTGCTGTATTTTTTTGGGGTGTTGACGATAGCGGATGTGGATGGCATGGGGCGGCTAGTGCTGGCAATTCCCAATCTGGTGATCCGTGGCTTGTACGTTGAGCAACTCAAGGAACAAACTCTGCCACGCTTTGAAGACCAGCAAACCGCGCAACACTTGGCAGAAAACTTCTACCAGACGGCTGATTTGCAGCCCCTGGTCGAATTCGTCGAGAACAAATATTTTGCCGTATTCAGCAACCGCGATTACCGCTGGAGCAACGAACTCACGGTGAAAACGGCCTTCATGACGCTGCTGTTCAACGACTTGTATTACATCATGGATTCGGAAGCGGTGATTCAGCGGCGTTATTCCGACTTGCTGATGATCATCCGCCCCAATATGCGGCGTTTCCCACTGCTGAAAGACATCGTGCTGGAATTCAAATACGTATCACTGGCGGACGCCACGCTCACGGCGGAACAAGTGCGTAACCAATCCCGTGAAACCTTGGCGACATTACCTGCGGTGCAAACAGCGATGCAGGCGGCTTTGGCTCAGTTGCGGGATTACCGGCAGGCATTGGAAGCAAAATACCAGCAACCTGACCGCCTGCACTGTCTGGCTGTGGTGGCGCTGGGGTTTGAGCGGGTGCTGTGGCAAGCGTGCTAA
- the pqqB gene encoding pyrroloquinoline quinone biosynthesis protein PqqB — protein sequence MFVLVLGSAAGGGFPQWNCNCPMCEGERTGVINAHARTQSSIAVSTDKVNWLLVNASPDIRTQLNANHQLLQPARQLRDTGITAVMLADSQIDHTTGLLILRESPKPLELYCTDSVHEDLTTGFPVLNMLQHYCGVNRHVLPLDGTAFSIPGLDNLRITPVGLHSKAPPYSPHRHDPGIGDNVGFWFEDTATGGKLFYAPGLGEIEPHLQAFFANADCVLVDGTCWTDDEMLRRNVGTKPALAMGHLPQSGKGGMMEWLANFPDVRRILIHINNTNPILDEGSPERAELAAAGIEVSHDGMLLAL from the coding sequence TTGTTTGTACTGGTGCTTGGTTCTGCTGCGGGCGGTGGATTCCCGCAGTGGAACTGTAACTGCCCGATGTGCGAAGGGGAACGCACGGGCGTCATCAACGCCCATGCCCGCACCCAGTCTTCCATCGCGGTATCCACTGACAAGGTGAACTGGTTGCTGGTGAATGCCTCGCCTGACATCCGCACCCAGCTCAACGCCAACCATCAACTGTTGCAACCTGCCCGCCAGTTACGCGACACCGGCATTACGGCGGTGATGCTGGCTGACAGCCAGATTGACCATACCACCGGTTTGCTGATCCTGCGCGAAAGCCCCAAGCCGCTGGAATTGTATTGCACCGACAGCGTGCACGAAGACCTGACCACCGGCTTCCCGGTATTGAACATGCTGCAACATTACTGCGGCGTAAACCGTCATGTGCTGCCTTTGGATGGCACAGCGTTCAGCATTCCCGGCCTCGATAACCTGCGCATCACGCCGGTTGGTTTACACAGCAAAGCGCCACCGTATTCCCCACACCGTCATGATCCCGGTATTGGCGATAACGTGGGGTTTTGGTTTGAAGACACCGCAACGGGCGGCAAGCTGTTTTACGCGCCGGGTCTGGGCGAAATCGAGCCGCACCTGCAAGCCTTTTTCGCCAATGCCGATTGCGTGCTGGTCGATGGCACTTGCTGGACGGATGACGAAATGCTGCGCCGTAACGTTGGCACCAAACCAGCGCTGGCAATGGGGCATCTGCCACAATCTGGCAAGGGCGGCATGATGGAATGGCTGGCGAATTTCCCGGATGTACGCAGAATTCTCATCCACATCAACAACACCAACCCGATTCTGGATGAGGGTTCGCCGGAGCGTGCGGAACTGGCGGCTGCGGGGATTGAGGTTTCCCACGACGGGATGCTGCTGGCGTTGTAA
- the pqqC gene encoding pyrroloquinoline-quinone synthase PqqC, giving the protein MTTAWTPAEFEQQLRSLGRHYHIHHPFQQMMYAGKLNAEQLRGWVANRFYYQVTIPRKDAALLFNCPDREVRRMWIQRILDHDGGPATNHVSNGGIEAWLRLGEACGVPREELLDQRHVLPGVRFAVDAYINFVHYADWREGVCSSLTELFAPTAHRQRLQSWPDHYPWIDNAGLQYFRNRLSEAHRDVDHGLALTLQHFTTCEQQQRALHILKFKLDVLWTMLDAMYLAYVQHMPPYFNIAEAGDE; this is encoded by the coding sequence ATGACGACAGCATGGACACCTGCCGAATTTGAACAGCAGTTGCGCTCGCTCGGGCGCCATTACCACATCCACCACCCGTTCCAGCAGATGATGTACGCAGGTAAGCTGAATGCCGAGCAATTGCGCGGCTGGGTGGCGAACCGTTTCTACTATCAGGTCACCATTCCGCGCAAGGACGCAGCCCTGCTGTTCAATTGCCCCGACCGGGAAGTGCGCCGGATGTGGATTCAACGCATTCTGGATCATGACGGTGGGCCAGCCACCAACCACGTTTCCAACGGCGGCATCGAGGCATGGTTGCGCTTGGGCGAAGCCTGCGGCGTGCCGCGTGAGGAATTGCTCGACCAGCGCCATGTATTGCCGGGGGTGCGTTTCGCCGTCGACGCCTACATCAATTTCGTGCACTACGCTGACTGGCGCGAGGGCGTGTGTTCCTCGCTGACTGAACTGTTTGCACCGACCGCGCACCGCCAGCGTCTGCAAAGCTGGCCTGACCACTACCCCTGGATCGACAACGCCGGTTTGCAGTATTTCCGTAACCGCCTGAGCGAAGCGCACCGCGATGTGGATCATGGGCTGGCGCTGACCTTGCAGCATTTCACCACCTGTGAGCAGCAGCAACGCGCCCTGCACATCCTCAAATTCAAGCTGGATGTGTTGTGGACAATGCTGGATGCGATGTATCTGGCCTACGTCCAGCACATGCCGCCCTATTTCAACATTGCGGAGGCGGGAGATGAGTAA
- the pqqE gene encoding pyrroloquinoline quinone biosynthesis protein PqqE: MPKPPPPLWLLAEITHSCPLQCPYCSNPLNLVPKKDELDTETWLRVLHEARQLGAAQLGFSGGEPLVRKDLEDLIGEARKLGYYSNLITSGIGMDGDRVARFRELGLDHIQVSFQADDAVLNDYLAGTQAFQHKLEMSRAVKANGYPMVLCFVIHRQNTHRIPQMLELAAELQADYVELATTQFEGWALLNRDHLLPTLEQVREAERVAHEYQEKLKGRMRIYYVVPDYYENRPKACVGGWGRVFLAVAPDGVALPCHAARDLPGLELFNVREHSMEWLWNESSTFNHFRGEGWMKEPCRSCDEREKDFGGCHCQAFKLTGDPANADPTCAKSPHHHLIEQAIDTTRLGTQAPSRPMVFRQRQKSKTPNLFPT; encoded by the coding sequence ATGCCTAAACCACCCCCACCGCTGTGGCTGCTGGCGGAAATCACCCATTCCTGCCCGCTGCAATGCCCGTATTGCAGCAACCCGCTCAACCTCGTCCCCAAGAAAGACGAACTCGATACCGAAACCTGGTTGCGCGTTTTGCACGAAGCCCGCCAACTGGGTGCGGCGCAGCTCGGCTTTTCTGGCGGCGAACCGCTGGTGCGCAAGGATCTGGAAGACCTGATCGGTGAGGCGCGCAAACTCGGCTACTACAGCAACCTGATCACCTCCGGTATCGGCATGGATGGCGACCGGGTGGCACGTTTCCGTGAGCTGGGGCTGGATCACATCCAGGTCAGCTTCCAGGCCGACGATGCGGTGCTGAACGACTATCTGGCCGGTACGCAGGCTTTCCAGCACAAGCTGGAGATGTCGCGGGCGGTCAAGGCGAATGGCTACCCGATGGTGCTGTGTTTCGTCATCCACCGGCAGAATACCCACCGCATCCCGCAGATGCTGGAACTGGCGGCGGAATTGCAGGCCGATTATGTGGAACTGGCCACCACCCAGTTCGAGGGCTGGGCGCTGCTCAACCGCGACCACCTGCTGCCGACGCTGGAACAGGTGCGCGAAGCCGAGCGTGTCGCCCACGAATATCAGGAAAAACTCAAGGGCAGGATGCGGATTTACTACGTCGTGCCTGATTACTACGAAAACCGCCCCAAAGCCTGTGTCGGCGGTTGGGGGCGCGTATTCCTCGCGGTCGCGCCGGATGGCGTGGCGTTGCCTTGCCATGCCGCCCGCGACCTGCCGGGGTTGGAACTGTTCAACGTGCGTGAGCACAGCATGGAATGGCTGTGGAACGAATCCTCTACTTTCAACCATTTCCGTGGCGAAGGCTGGATGAAAGAGCCATGCCGCAGCTGTGACGAGCGTGAAAAGGACTTTGGCGGCTGTCATTGTCAGGCGTTCAAGCTGACCGGCGACCCGGCCAATGCCGACCCAACTTGCGCCAAATCACCGCACCATCACCTCATTGAGCAAGCGATTGACACTACCCGACTGGGTACACAAGCGCCTAGCAGACCCATGGTTTTCCGGCAACGACAAAAATCAAAAACGCCCAACCTTTTTCCAACCTGA
- a CDS encoding AAA family ATPase, which produces MIQFPYGISDFHLIRTKGYLYLDRTVAIPDLETVGRQLVFLRPRRFGKSLLLSTLANYYDLYTADEFPTLFGDLAIGKNPTAECNQYLILRWDFSKVSAQGDLAAITGNLFRHLNECIKGFAQKYQAILKFPVTVYAEDALASFDSLANSVKNSGHTLYLLVDEYDNFANEILTSDPHDRVRYHDLLEGEGVLKTLFKVIKASASEGKISRVFITGVSPVVLSDMTSGYNVATSIYLDERFNALCGVTQDELTLLLQQILQVHQQDASKVVDILDVMRRFYNGYRFCEVLTLPLLYNPTLSFYCLRHYQQNGDMPRQMLDGNLAMDAGRIRYIANLPAGMAVIDQILDETHATPLRQLETRFGVEQLQRVQHDPAYMLSLLYFFGVLTIADVDGMGRLVLAIPNLVIRGLYVEQLKEQTLPRFEDQQTAQHLAENFYQTADLQPLVEFVENKYFAVFSNRDYRWSNELTVKTAFMTLLFNDLYYIMDSEAVIQRRYSDLLMIIRPNMRRFPLLKDIVLEFKYVSLADAKLTAKQVRNQSREALTALPVVQTAMQAALAQLQDYRQALEAKYRQPERLHCLAVVALGFERVLWQAL; this is translated from the coding sequence ATGATCCAGTTTCCTTACGGTATCAGTGATTTCCACCTTATCCGCACAAAAGGGTATTTGTACCTTGATCGCACGGTAGCTATTCCAGATTTGGAAACGGTTGGACGACAGCTAGTATTCCTGCGCCCGCGCCGTTTTGGGAAATCCTTGCTGCTGTCGACGTTGGCGAACTACTACGATTTGTATACGGCGGATGAATTTCCCACGCTGTTTGGCGACCTTGCCATTGGCAAAAATCCTACTGCCGAATGCAACCAGTATTTGATTCTGCGTTGGGATTTTTCCAAAGTCTCGGCTCAGGGCGATCTTGCCGCCATTACTGGCAACCTGTTCCGTCACCTGAACGAGTGCATCAAGGGTTTCGCCCAAAAATATCAGGCAATCCTCAAGTTTCCGGTTACGGTGTATGCAGAGGATGCGCTGGCGAGTTTCGACTCTTTGGCCAATAGCGTGAAAAACAGCGGGCATACCCTCTACCTGTTGGTTGACGAGTACGACAATTTCGCCAATGAAATCCTCACCAGTGACCCGCATGACCGGGTGCGTTACCACGACCTGCTGGAAGGCGAGGGCGTGTTGAAAACCTTGTTCAAAGTGATCAAGGCCAGTGCGTCCGAGGGCAAGATTTCACGGGTATTCATCACCGGCGTATCCCCGGTGGTCTTGAGCGACATGACCAGTGGCTACAATGTCGCCACCAGCATTTACCTGGATGAACGTTTCAATGCCTTGTGCGGGGTGACGCAAGACGAACTGACGTTGCTATTGCAGCAAATTCTGCAAGTTCACCAGCAGGATGCCAGTAAAGTTGTGGATATTCTGGATGTGATGCGGCGCTTTTATAACGGCTACCGCTTTTGCGAAGTGTTGACGCTGCCCTTGCTGTATAACCCTACCTTGAGCTTTTACTGCTTGCGCCATTACCAGCAGAACGGTGATATGCCACGCCAAATGCTCGACGGCAATCTGGCGATGGATGCGGGGCGCATCCGTTACATTGCCAACCTGCCTGCTGGCATGGCGGTGATTGACCAGATTCTGGATGAAACCCACGCCACTCCCCTGCGGCAACTGGAAACCCGTTTCGGAGTGGAGCAATTACAGCGGGTGCAACACGACCCGGCCTACATGCTCTCCCTGCTGTATTTTTTTGGGGTGTTGACGATAGCGGATGTGGATGGCATGGGGCGGCTAGTGCTGGCAATTCCCAATCTGGTGATCCGTGGCTTGTACGTTGAGCAACTCAAGGAACAAACTCTGCCACGCTTTGAAGACCAGCAAACCGCGCAACACTTGGCAGAAAACTTCTACCAGACGGCTGATTTGCAGCCCCTGGTCGAATTCGTCGAGAACAAATATTTCGCCGTGTTCAGCAACCGCGATTACCGTTGGAGCAACGAACTCACGGTGAAAACCGCCTTCATGACGCTGTTGTTCAACGACCTGTATTACATCATGGATTCGGAAGCGGTGATCCAGCGGCGTTATTCCGACCTGCTGATGATTATCCGCCCCAATATGCGACGTTTCCCGCTGCTGAAAGACATCGTATTGGAATTCAAATACGTGTCGCTGGCAGACGCCAAACTCACGGCGAAACAAGTACGTAACCAATCCCGTGAAGCCTTGACAGCCTTACCCGTGGTGCAAACAGCGATGCAGGCGGCTTTGGCCCAGTTGCAGGATTACCGTCAGGCGCTGGAAGCCAAATACCGACAACCGGAACGCCTGCATTGTCTGGCTGTGGTGGCGCTGGGGTTTGAGCGGGTGCTGTGGCAAGCCTTGTGA
- a CDS encoding porin, with product MRKKQIALMVAAIVAASSLSTVSAATWQAGDWELGLGGNVNTFYTVTQCDSGDLGANGGTMAGLACADLDTGTVADGNTHSVSNGLLPASLNFSAKTKQNGYDLSGNVNVYYGMASQDTNGLAGDALDFSTVDARQVYLTFGNDKMGTVKAGRDFGLFGFDPIINDMSLIGNGATFASAGPGHTTLGGLGYGYVYTDRLAQINWTAPKKGGVEATVGVFNPLDGVESNGSSTRDGGQPGIHGKVSYDWDKGNGVKGRVSASALSQKVQLANGDKPSINGADIFAKVDINNTSLAGSYYQGKGMDTLGLGGIIFPGFDSTTGEAEKSKGYMAQASYKMGNTKLGLNLSQSKQTNLTKVKNDKVTVGVYHNLTDSLTLIGEASSQKSNLDGVGTDKTGSVAVGAMLSF from the coding sequence ATGCGTAAAAAACAGATTGCATTAATGGTGGCAGCCATTGTGGCCGCCAGTTCCCTGTCAACGGTATCTGCCGCCACTTGGCAGGCAGGTGATTGGGAGCTGGGTCTGGGTGGCAACGTCAATACTTTCTACACCGTGACCCAGTGCGACAGCGGTGATCTGGGCGCTAACGGCGGAACCATGGCGGGTCTGGCGTGTGCGGATCTGGATACGGGAACGGTCGCCGACGGTAATACCCACAGCGTTTCCAATGGTCTCCTGCCCGCCTCCCTGAACTTCAGCGCCAAGACCAAACAGAACGGTTATGACCTCAGTGGTAACGTCAATGTGTATTACGGCATGGCTTCGCAGGACACCAACGGGTTGGCAGGCGATGCGCTGGACTTTTCCACGGTCGACGCCCGTCAGGTGTACCTGACCTTTGGCAACGACAAGATGGGTACAGTCAAGGCCGGGCGTGATTTCGGCCTGTTCGGGTTTGACCCGATCATCAATGACATGAGCCTGATCGGCAATGGCGCAACCTTTGCTTCCGCAGGCCCTGGCCACACCACCTTGGGCGGGTTGGGTTATGGTTATGTGTATACCGACCGTCTGGCACAGATCAACTGGACTGCACCGAAGAAGGGTGGCGTTGAAGCGACCGTGGGCGTTTTCAACCCGCTGGATGGGGTGGAATCCAACGGCTCCTCCACCCGCGATGGCGGGCAGCCGGGCATCCATGGCAAGGTCAGCTACGATTGGGACAAGGGCAACGGCGTGAAAGGCCGCGTGTCAGCCAGTGCCCTGAGCCAGAAAGTCCAGTTGGCCAACGGCGACAAGCCCAGCATCAATGGCGCGGACATCTTCGCCAAGGTGGATATCAACAATACCAGCCTCGCTGGCTCCTATTACCAGGGCAAAGGTATGGATACGCTCGGTCTGGGCGGTATCATTTTCCCCGGTTTCGACAGCACGACGGGGGAAGCGGAAAAGTCCAAGGGCTACATGGCGCAGGCCAGTTACAAGATGGGTAACACCAAGTTGGGGCTTAACCTTTCCCAGAGCAAGCAGACCAATCTGACCAAGGTCAAGAACGACAAGGTGACGGTAGGCGTGTACCACAACCTGACCGACAGTTTGACCCTGATTGGCGAGGCATCCAGCCAGAAGAGCAATCTGGATGGCGTGGGTACCGACAAAACCGGCAGTGTCGCGGTGGGGGCGATGTTGTCGTTCTGA
- the pqqA gene encoding pyrroloquinoline quinone precursor peptide PqqA, translating into MKWTKPAFKEMRYGFEINLYIMNR; encoded by the coding sequence ATGAAATGGACAAAGCCTGCATTCAAGGAAATGCGTTACGGGTTTGAAATCAACCTGTACATCATGAACCGCTGA
- the pqqD gene encoding pyrroloquinoline quinone biosynthesis peptide chaperone PqqD, with translation MSNLNAKPALAPGYRFQWEPVQDCHVLLYPEGMVQLNDTAAAILAFCDGQRSVLRVIADLENEYEAENLREDVVSFLNEAIERGWVRYA, from the coding sequence ATGAGTAACCTGAACGCCAAACCCGCACTCGCCCCCGGCTACCGTTTCCAGTGGGAACCGGTGCAGGACTGCCATGTGCTGCTGTATCCGGAAGGCATGGTGCAACTGAACGACACCGCCGCCGCCATCCTGGCCTTTTGTGACGGCCAGCGCAGCGTGCTGCGCGTGATTGCCGATCTGGAAAACGAATACGAGGCGGAAAACCTGCGCGAAGATGTGGTCAGCTTCCTCAACGAAGCGATTGAACGCGGGTGGGTGCGCTATGCCTAA